The Pangasianodon hypophthalmus isolate fPanHyp1 chromosome 13, fPanHyp1.pri, whole genome shotgun sequence genome includes a window with the following:
- the phospho1 gene encoding probable phosphatase phospho1 — MRDSVFNCCFNPPHPPGAVEETHWHSNRAQALPQNDRRFLIFFDFDETLVDECSDDAMVTVAPGGSLPSWLKDTYRPGRYNEYMQRVLAYLAEQGVTPSNVRNTIERLPPCPGIPALLRFLMSCPPQDFEVICVSDANTVFIETWLQSLGFRSLFMRIFTNPAHFDENGQLQLRPFHSHNCLRCPVNMCKAEIVRRYTAQRVHEREGRRYQRVLYVGDGANDFCPSLTLAPDDVAFPRRDFPMHRLIQEMHEAKPGEFKANVVPWSNGEDIINKLRKVIEERA, encoded by the coding sequence ATGCGGGACTCTGTCTTCAACTGCTGTTTTAACCCACCTCATCCTCCAGGTGCAGTGGAAGAGACCCATTGGCACAGCAACAGAGCACAGGCCCTGCCCCAAAATGACCGGCGCTTTCTTATCTTTTTTGACTTTGATGAGACGCTTGTGGACGAGTGCAGCGATGACGCCATGGTTACAGTGGCCCCCGGTGGTTCTCTGCCCTCCTGGCTCAAAGACACATATAGGCCGGGCAGGTACAACGAGTACATGCAGCGAGTCTTGGCGTACCTCGCTGAGCAGGGGGTCACTCCATCAAATGTCCGTAACACCATAGAGCGTCTTCCGCCATGCCCAGGCATCCCTGCCCTGCTGCGCTTCCTGATGTCGTGCCCACCACAGGACTTTGAGGTCATTTGTGTGTCAGATGCCAACACGGTGTTCATCGAAACATGGCTGCAGAGCCTCGGCTTTCGCTCGCTCTTCATGCGCATTTTCACAAACCCAGCCCATTTTGATGAGAATGGACAACTTCAGCTCCGCCCCTTCCACTCTCACAACTGCCTGCGGTGTCCGGTGAACATGTGCAAGGCCGAAATCGTGCGACGATACACGGCTCAGAGGGTGCACGAAAGAGAAGGCAGGCGATATCAAAGGGTGCTGTACGTTGGTGATGGTGCAAACGACTTCTGCCCATCGCTGACGCTGGCGCCAGATGATGTGGCGTTTCCTCGACGTGACTTCCCCATGCACAGGCTGATCCAGGAGATGCACGAGGCCAAACCCGGAGAGTTCAAAGCCAACGTGGTGCCTTGGAGCAATGGAGAGGATATCATCAACAAGCTCAGGAAAGTCATAGAAGAGAGGGCTTAA